A portion of the Acidobacteriaceae bacterium genome contains these proteins:
- a CDS encoding DUF72 domain-containing protein, whose translation MSRRASVFPQNDQAASPLFCGTSGWAYPTWKPEFYPADVSSKNFLRYYASQLNSLEVNYTFTKALSAKQTEDWLAATSSGFRFSFKAPQRITNWQRLRDCADSVAEFFATLQPFANANKLGCVLFQLPHNFKPNHELLAGFLSLPEFQSHTSAFEFLHADWFSEETYSLLRQHNVALCQSDSEKLTAPQVDTATHRYRRLRQPGGYSAATLDKLAKELAAATQESYVYLRHEEAPTGALQARTLLQAVLQEAA comes from the coding sequence TTGTCCCGCCGTGCGTCCGTATTCCCCCAAAATGACCAGGCGGCTTCGCCACTTTTCTGCGGCACCTCAGGTTGGGCCTATCCCACCTGGAAGCCCGAGTTCTATCCGGCTGACGTCTCCAGCAAAAATTTTCTTCGCTACTACGCTTCCCAGTTGAACTCGCTGGAGGTGAACTACACCTTCACCAAGGCCCTGAGCGCCAAGCAAACAGAAGACTGGCTCGCCGCGACCTCTTCCGGCTTCCGCTTCAGCTTCAAAGCTCCACAGCGCATTACGAACTGGCAGCGACTCCGCGACTGCGCCGACTCCGTGGCCGAGTTCTTCGCCACGCTGCAGCCCTTCGCGAACGCCAACAAACTCGGCTGTGTCCTCTTCCAGCTTCCGCACAACTTCAAGCCAAACCACGAACTCCTCGCGGGATTTCTCTCCTTGCCGGAGTTCCAAAGCCACACCTCGGCCTTCGAGTTCCTGCACGCTGACTGGTTCAGCGAAGAGACCTACAGCCTCCTGCGTCAACATAACGTCGCCCTCTGCCAGTCGGACAGCGAAAAGCTCACCGCGCCGCAGGTCGATACCGCGACGCACCGCTATCGGCGGCTTCGCCAGCCCGGCGGCTACTCCGCGGCCACGCTCGACAAGCTGGCGAAAGAACTCGCTGCCGCCACGCAGGAAAGCTACGTCTATCTACGCCACGAAGAAGCCCCCACCGGAGCTTTGCAGGCGCGTACGCTGCTACAAGCCGTTCTGCAGGAGGCCGCATGA
- a CDS encoding alpha/beta fold hydrolase, with protein sequence MTPANWQQGLPSFEPRRWLRNGHLQTIFGNFLPRESHIPSPTQHLVEVIPARHSQIATQILCECHWQPADVRRDRHTVLILHGLEGSSRSQYVGGNAQKLWDAGCNIIRMNMRNCGGKNYEMARLTPTLYHSGLSGDVLAVINHFIATEGITSISLIGYSMGGNLVLKLAGDLGANAPAELRAVVGVSPAMDLSASADALHLPANRLYEMKFLRALTQRFRHKAELFPRAFDPRLSYGIRSLREFDDRITALYSGFQSAEDYYQRCAAAHVLGTIAVPTLLVHAEDDPFIRVLPETRAAIAGNANITLVEAAHGGHCAFLAAPDKATGYDGYWAEHLSLRFILANANR encoded by the coding sequence ATGACGCCCGCAAACTGGCAGCAGGGCCTGCCCTCCTTTGAACCACGCCGCTGGCTCCGCAACGGCCACCTGCAAACTATCTTCGGCAACTTCCTGCCACGCGAGTCGCACATTCCCTCGCCCACGCAGCACCTCGTCGAAGTCATCCCGGCACGTCACTCGCAGATCGCCACCCAGATTCTTTGTGAGTGCCACTGGCAACCGGCCGACGTCCGCCGCGACCGCCACACCGTGCTCATCCTCCACGGTCTCGAAGGCTCCTCGCGCTCGCAGTACGTCGGCGGCAACGCGCAGAAGCTCTGGGACGCGGGCTGCAACATCATCCGCATGAACATGCGGAACTGTGGCGGCAAGAACTACGAGATGGCCCGCCTGACGCCGACGCTTTACCACTCCGGGCTCTCCGGTGATGTGCTCGCCGTAATCAATCACTTTATCGCCACAGAAGGCATCACGTCGATCTCGCTGATCGGCTACAGCATGGGTGGCAACCTTGTGCTGAAGCTTGCGGGCGACCTCGGAGCCAACGCTCCGGCGGAGCTTCGCGCCGTCGTCGGAGTCTCGCCTGCCATGGATCTCTCGGCCTCAGCAGACGCTCTGCACCTGCCCGCCAACCGGCTGTACGAGATGAAGTTTCTTCGCGCCCTCACCCAGCGCTTCCGGCACAAAGCCGAGCTCTTTCCTCGCGCCTTCGACCCGCGCCTCTCCTACGGCATCCGCTCTCTTCGTGAGTTCGACGACCGCATCACGGCGCTTTACTCCGGCTTCCAGTCCGCCGAGGACTATTACCAGCGCTGCGCCGCCGCACACGTGCTCGGTACCATCGCCGTTCCTACGCTGCTGGTTCACGCAGAAGACGATCCCTTCATACGCGTCCTGCCTGAGACACGCGCGGCAATTGCCGGCAATGCCAACATCACGCTCGTCGAAGCAGCTCACGGAGGCCACTGCGCCTTCCTCGCCGCACCCGACAAAGCCACCGGCTATGACGGCTACTGGGCGGAGCATCTCTCCCTGCGCTTCATTCTCGCCAACGCCAATCGCTGA
- a CDS encoding MFS transporter: protein MASSSDSTMGGRWALPFLGLACAVGVGSIYYNQPLLMVMGASLHTSAHAMGFVATATQVGYAIGLLCLVPLGDIAERRGLMMKLYAGVSVALLLAGLAPNLWSMVAASILIGLFAAVTHIALPIAPDLVPVEKRGQAIGTVMTGLLLGVLLARTFAGWLNAWHGWRTVYFAAAVMNLAFVPTLAKLMPRLEPKQSLSYAATLRSLGTIFRKEPLLREAGMMGALSFASFSCFWTTMAFMLASHYHMGPGVAGSFGIVGAAGAMVAPVAGRLSDKRGTRYVVTVAGAVFTFALVILWLGDKIHAATAVHLVVLVVGVLVLDMGQQMLQVANQTRIFGLGSEERSRLNTVYMTMYFIGGAVGSALSTMAWSRWEWDGVCVLQLALIGLAGLRHVTGYSRTQPHVQRHVPASEREFAEM, encoded by the coding sequence ATGGCGAGCAGTTCAGACAGCACGATGGGTGGGCGTTGGGCACTGCCGTTTCTCGGCCTGGCCTGCGCTGTCGGCGTGGGCTCGATTTACTACAATCAGCCGTTGTTGATGGTGATGGGCGCGAGCCTGCACACCAGCGCCCACGCGATGGGGTTTGTCGCAACGGCCACGCAGGTAGGCTACGCGATCGGCCTGCTGTGCCTGGTTCCGCTGGGAGATATCGCCGAGCGCCGCGGCTTGATGATGAAGCTGTACGCCGGAGTTTCGGTGGCGCTGCTGCTGGCGGGGCTGGCTCCGAACCTGTGGAGCATGGTCGCGGCGAGCATCCTGATCGGGCTTTTTGCCGCTGTGACGCATATTGCGCTGCCGATAGCTCCTGATCTTGTGCCGGTGGAGAAGCGTGGGCAGGCGATTGGCACAGTGATGACCGGGCTGCTGCTGGGCGTGTTGCTGGCCAGGACGTTTGCCGGGTGGTTGAACGCGTGGCATGGCTGGCGGACGGTGTACTTCGCGGCTGCGGTGATGAACCTGGCGTTTGTGCCGACGCTGGCAAAGCTGATGCCGAGGCTGGAGCCCAAGCAGAGCCTAAGCTATGCGGCGACGCTGCGGTCGCTCGGAACGATCTTCCGCAAAGAGCCGTTGCTGCGCGAAGCTGGCATGATGGGTGCGCTGAGCTTTGCGTCGTTCAGCTGCTTCTGGACAACGATGGCGTTCATGCTCGCAAGCCATTACCACATGGGGCCGGGTGTTGCGGGGTCGTTTGGCATCGTGGGCGCGGCTGGAGCCATGGTGGCTCCTGTGGCAGGGCGGTTGTCCGACAAGCGCGGTACGCGGTACGTCGTAACCGTCGCGGGCGCGGTGTTTACGTTTGCGCTGGTGATCCTGTGGCTTGGCGACAAGATTCACGCTGCGACGGCGGTGCACCTGGTGGTTCTGGTGGTCGGCGTTCTGGTGCTGGATATGGGCCAGCAGATGCTGCAGGTGGCGAACCAGACGCGCATCTTCGGGCTTGGATCGGAAGAGCGTTCGCGTTTGAACACGGTGTATATGACGATGTACTTCATCGGTGGCGCGGTGGGCTCGGCGCTGTCGACGATGGCGTGGTCGCGGTGGGAGTGGGACGGTGTCTGCGTGTTGCAACTGGCGCTGATCGGCCTTGCTGGCCTGCGCCACGTGACCGGCTACAGCCGCACACAGCCTCACGTTCAGCGGCATGTGCCGGCGTCAGAGCGTGAGTTCGCTGAAATGTAG
- the mnmA gene encoding tRNA 2-thiouridine(34) synthase MnmA: MVVNTHTSNSPAEQPLVTDTAAETIAVAMSGGVDSSAVAAMLAAQGYRIVGLTLQLWNQRRLAGREGMPESVQGRCCSIDDVYDARRVAEQLSIPYYLVNAQERFEDEVVRPFVDEYLAGRTPIPCTLCNNHLKFDQLLVTARGIGADKIATGHYARNRFDDERNRWVMSRPADKSKDQTYFLFGLTQEQLARTLFPLGEMQKPAVRAMAADQGLELAQKPDSQEICFIPGGSYSQFLRAYLDEQGRELPDSAGELVASNGDVLGQHEGIHAFTVGQRKGLGISAPNPLYVLKIHPGSHQVEVGEDEQLYSRTLHANRLNWVSIAEPGEPIRVDIKIRHRHEPAPATLRVTGPDTIEATFDEPQRAITPGQSAVFYQGDEVAGGGWIF; this comes from the coding sequence ATGGTGGTGAATACGCATACCTCCAATTCGCCCGCTGAGCAGCCCCTCGTCACCGACACCGCTGCCGAGACCATCGCCGTCGCCATGTCCGGTGGCGTGGACTCCTCTGCCGTCGCCGCTATGCTCGCCGCGCAGGGCTACCGCATCGTCGGCCTTACGCTGCAGCTCTGGAACCAACGCCGCCTCGCTGGTCGCGAAGGCATGCCCGAAAGCGTGCAGGGCCGCTGCTGCTCCATCGACGACGTCTACGACGCTCGTCGCGTCGCCGAGCAGCTCAGCATCCCCTATTACCTCGTCAACGCGCAGGAGCGCTTCGAGGATGAGGTCGTTCGTCCCTTCGTCGACGAGTACCTCGCAGGCCGCACGCCCATCCCCTGCACCCTTTGCAACAACCATCTGAAGTTCGACCAGCTCCTCGTCACCGCACGCGGCATCGGCGCGGACAAGATCGCCACCGGCCACTACGCACGCAATCGCTTCGACGACGAGCGCAACCGCTGGGTCATGTCGCGTCCGGCCGACAAGAGCAAGGACCAGACCTACTTCCTCTTCGGCCTCACGCAGGAGCAACTCGCCCGCACCCTCTTTCCGCTCGGCGAGATGCAGAAGCCAGCCGTCCGTGCCATGGCCGCCGATCAAGGTCTCGAACTCGCTCAGAAGCCCGACTCGCAGGAGATCTGCTTCATCCCCGGCGGCTCGTACTCGCAGTTCCTCCGCGCCTATCTCGACGAGCAGGGCCGCGAGCTTCCTGACTCCGCGGGTGAACTTGTCGCGTCCAACGGTGACGTTCTCGGTCAGCACGAAGGCATCCACGCCTTCACGGTCGGCCAGCGCAAGGGCCTCGGCATCAGCGCGCCGAACCCGCTCTACGTCCTGAAGATTCACCCGGGCTCACACCAGGTCGAGGTCGGCGAAGACGAGCAGCTCTACTCACGCACGCTCCACGCCAACCGGCTCAACTGGGTTTCCATCGCCGAACCCGGCGAGCCCATTCGCGTCGACATCAAGATTCGTCACCGCCACGAGCCTGCTCCAGCAACGCTCCGTGTCACCGGCCCCGACACCATCGAGGCCACCTTTGACGAACCACAGCGAGCCATCACTCCCGGCCAGTCTGCCGTCTTCTACCAGGGCGATGAAGTCGCCGGTGGCGGCTGGATTTTCTAG
- a CDS encoding YtxH domain-containing protein: MADNDNGVGSFGWFLAGLGLGALVGVLYAPKSGKETREELVAGAMDARERANELYSQGVTQGKQYVEQGKQVASEYVDKGKQVASEYADKGKEYYDKGRTQWTQYVDKGKQVVQNQQQAVAAAVDAGKEAYVEKTNEVLPS, encoded by the coding sequence ATGGCAGACAACGATAACGGCGTAGGTAGCTTTGGATGGTTCCTGGCCGGTCTCGGGCTCGGTGCGCTGGTGGGCGTTCTGTACGCTCCGAAGAGTGGCAAGGAAACGCGGGAAGAGCTTGTAGCTGGCGCGATGGACGCACGTGAGCGCGCCAACGAACTGTACAGCCAGGGCGTCACGCAGGGTAAGCAGTACGTCGAGCAGGGCAAGCAGGTTGCGTCTGAGTACGTGGACAAGGGCAAGCAGGTTGCGTCCGAGTATGCCGATAAGGGCAAGGAGTACTACGACAAGGGCCGCACCCAGTGGACGCAGTACGTCGACAAGGGCAAGCAGGTTGTGCAGAACCAACAGCAGGCTGTAGCCGCTGCAGTGGATGCAGGCAAGGAAGCTTACGTCGAAAAGACCAACGAAGTGCTTCCTTCGTAA
- a CDS encoding BON domain-containing protein, whose translation MFAKLSLQRTTTAMVLSAAMLVSVGCKKTVDDATLSTEVQKALAGDPAIAKQSIQPTVVNGVVTLAGNVTDDTASTVAAQDAARVQGVKEVVNNITVAGIAVTPTVTSPAAPENPRPATKAEQQVIATQKTLPPPAANEPPPPPKPVVHNITLPAGSSIPVRITETLDSGKTETGTPFNGTVTRSVSSNGYVVIPAGSAVSGRVVEAKDAGHFKGNSLLAIQLTAVRRHGQLIPITTESYAVEGKGRGKNTALKIGGGAAAGALLGGLFGGGKGAGIGALAGGGAGTAYQGMTRGEQVQISSESLIRFRTANSITVQTTERPAEDDEAPAPGLQTR comes from the coding sequence ATGTTTGCAAAACTCTCCCTGCAACGGACAACGACCGCAATGGTTCTCTCCGCTGCAATGCTTGTAAGCGTCGGCTGCAAAAAGACAGTCGACGACGCCACTCTCTCCACCGAAGTTCAAAAAGCACTGGCAGGCGACCCCGCCATCGCCAAGCAATCGATCCAGCCCACCGTCGTCAACGGCGTCGTCACCCTCGCAGGCAACGTCACCGACGACACAGCCAGCACCGTCGCCGCGCAAGATGCGGCCCGCGTCCAGGGCGTCAAGGAAGTCGTCAACAACATCACCGTAGCGGGCATCGCGGTCACGCCGACGGTCACCTCGCCTGCCGCACCGGAGAACCCACGCCCTGCCACCAAGGCCGAGCAGCAGGTTATCGCCACACAGAAGACGCTTCCGCCGCCAGCAGCCAACGAGCCGCCACCGCCGCCGAAGCCCGTCGTACACAACATCACCCTGCCTGCAGGCTCCAGCATCCCAGTGCGCATCACGGAAACGCTCGATAGCGGCAAAACCGAAACCGGCACGCCCTTCAACGGCACCGTCACACGCTCGGTTTCGTCGAACGGTTACGTCGTCATCCCGGCAGGTTCTGCCGTCTCCGGCCGTGTTGTCGAAGCCAAGGATGCGGGCCACTTTAAAGGCAACTCGCTTCTCGCCATCCAGCTCACCGCAGTTCGCCGTCACGGCCAGCTTATCCCCATCACCACCGAGAGCTACGCCGTAGAAGGCAAGGGCCGCGGCAAGAACACGGCACTCAAGATCGGCGGCGGCGCAGCTGCGGGCGCTCTGCTCGGCGGCCTCTTTGGCGGCGGCAAGGGCGCTGGCATCGGAGCACTCGCTGGCGGCGGAGCAGGCACAGCCTACCAGGGCATGACGCGCGGTGAGCAGGTGCAGATCTCTTCAGAGAGCCTCATCCGTTTCCGCACGGCTAACTCCATCACCGTGCAGACCACCGAGCGCCCGGCCGAAGACGATGAGGCTCCGGCTCCCGGCCTCCAGACCCGATAA
- a CDS encoding DUF1957 domain-containing protein encodes MSTSAVRPSAFLSLTLHAHLPFVVNHGTWPHGMEWLLEAAAETYLPLLRVFTRLEQEGIPLRCNLNLTPVLLEQLNHPAFKAEFPRYLERKISAAREDESYFLTMQQQQYAELARYWQHFFSEALEDFRALGGDFLSAFRGFHQRGQIEIMTSGATHGYMPLLGTDESVRAQIRVAVQTHERLLGERPRGIWLPECGYRPAGRWELPVPAADGSPLPPAAERIGIEEAVSEANLDYFFVDTHLVEGAADIDSPYFRSASAAHVRLPEGTDARRLYQPYFVDGPYTSAGNAEAAATIFPRDPRTGAQVWSGDTGYPGDENYLDFHKKRWPGGHRYWRVTGGNVDIGDKQIYVPQHAAERVQEHARHFVELVWSALSPTASTTKPPILSAPFDAELFGHWWFEGPAWLEAVARAVHAPTSGQNSGLALSTGSEYLDSYPRAGFLALAEGSWGAHGNNEVWLNNQTSWTYTELYPAELQLRELATDTAWHTNELAARILRQMCRELLLLESSDWQFLITTGAAQDYASARFRGHADSFNDLRRLYATALQSSLGEADTHLLTAIEARDNLFAEIDPAFWATGAHATRTSPATVHGEHPTLPPAGRKPPTGDATLSELPKFHTERSEA; translated from the coding sequence TTGAGCACTTCGGCCGTACGCCCATCAGCGTTTCTTAGCTTGACCCTCCACGCGCATCTACCGTTCGTGGTCAACCACGGCACATGGCCCCACGGCATGGAGTGGCTTCTCGAAGCCGCCGCCGAAACCTACCTTCCCCTGCTGCGCGTCTTCACGCGGCTCGAGCAGGAGGGCATCCCGCTTCGCTGCAATCTGAACCTCACCCCTGTCCTGCTGGAACAGCTGAATCACCCAGCGTTCAAAGCCGAGTTCCCCCGTTATCTGGAGCGCAAGATCAGTGCCGCGCGTGAGGACGAATCCTACTTCCTCACCATGCAGCAACAGCAGTACGCCGAACTCGCTCGTTACTGGCAACACTTCTTCTCGGAAGCCCTTGAAGACTTCCGCGCCCTCGGCGGCGACTTCCTCTCGGCCTTCCGTGGCTTCCACCAGCGCGGTCAAATCGAAATCATGACCTCCGGCGCAACGCACGGCTACATGCCGCTGCTCGGCACCGATGAAAGCGTCCGTGCGCAGATCCGCGTCGCCGTACAGACGCACGAACGTCTCCTCGGCGAACGTCCCCGAGGCATCTGGCTGCCGGAGTGTGGCTACCGCCCGGCAGGTCGCTGGGAGCTCCCTGTTCCGGCCGCCGATGGCTCGCCGCTGCCCCCTGCCGCCGAGCGCATAGGCATCGAAGAAGCCGTCTCCGAGGCCAACCTCGACTACTTCTTCGTCGATACGCACCTGGTTGAAGGCGCAGCCGACATCGACTCGCCGTACTTCCGTTCGGCTTCTGCCGCGCACGTCCGCCTGCCCGAAGGAACCGACGCTCGTCGCCTCTATCAGCCCTACTTTGTCGACGGCCCGTACACCTCCGCTGGGAACGCCGAAGCAGCCGCAACGATCTTCCCGCGCGACCCGCGCACCGGTGCACAGGTCTGGTCTGGCGACACCGGCTATCCCGGCGACGAAAACTATCTCGACTTCCATAAGAAACGCTGGCCCGGTGGTCATCGTTACTGGCGCGTCACCGGCGGCAACGTCGACATCGGCGACAAGCAGATCTACGTCCCGCAGCACGCCGCCGAACGCGTTCAGGAGCACGCCCGCCACTTCGTCGAGCTCGTCTGGTCCGCTCTCAGCCCCACAGCCTCGACGACCAAGCCGCCGATCCTCTCTGCGCCTTTCGATGCCGAACTCTTCGGCCATTGGTGGTTCGAAGGCCCAGCCTGGCTGGAAGCAGTCGCCCGCGCCGTCCATGCCCCAACCAGCGGCCAGAACAGCGGCCTCGCGCTCTCCACCGGCTCCGAGTACCTCGACAGCTATCCGCGTGCCGGCTTCCTCGCTCTGGCAGAAGGTTCTTGGGGAGCGCACGGCAACAACGAAGTCTGGCTCAACAACCAGACCTCCTGGACCTACACCGAGCTTTATCCTGCCGAGTTGCAACTTCGTGAACTCGCCACCGATACCGCCTGGCACACCAACGAACTTGCCGCTCGCATTCTGCGCCAGATGTGCCGCGAACTTCTCCTGCTCGAAAGCTCCGACTGGCAGTTCCTCATCACCACCGGCGCCGCACAGGACTACGCCTCAGCTCGCTTCCGCGGCCACGCCGACAGCTTCAACGACCTCCGTCGTCTCTACGCCACGGCGCTGCAAAGCAGCCTCGGCGAAGCAGACACGCACCTTCTCACCGCCATCGAAGCCCGCGACAATCTCTTCGCCGAGATCGACCCAGCCTTCTGGGCTACTGGAGCCCACGCCACACGTACCTCCCCGGCCACCGTCCACGGGGAACACCCGACCTTGCCCCCTGCCGGACGCAAGCCCCCGACAGGGGACGCCACTCTCAGCGAGCTGCCCAAGTTCCACACCGAAAGGTCGGAGGCGTAA
- a CDS encoding class I SAM-dependent methyltransferase produces the protein MPGFDRVARLYRWAEYLALGPLLTQTRNHWLPKLTHIRQATIFGDGDGRFLARFLQQNPAAHAHAIDASPCMLKLLQQRSLFAAARRTTELATLPEALPAPDSDLLVTHFVLDCLPQTAVDRFAEQCFARTAPGTLWLVSDFAPMRSRWLRPASRLYIRLLYLSFRMLTGLRVTQLPDSYQALSQAGFQRIAHTERVNGLLFTELWRRP, from the coding sequence ATGCCGGGCTTTGATCGCGTGGCGCGGCTCTACCGCTGGGCAGAATACCTCGCCCTCGGCCCGCTGCTCACACAAACCCGCAACCACTGGCTCCCCAAACTCACCCACATTCGCCAGGCAACCATCTTCGGTGATGGAGACGGGCGCTTTCTCGCACGCTTCCTGCAGCAAAACCCCGCCGCGCACGCCCACGCCATCGACGCCAGCCCCTGTATGCTCAAACTTCTGCAGCAGCGCAGCCTCTTCGCCGCGGCAAGACGCACCACGGAACTAGCTACCCTGCCTGAAGCCCTTCCGGCTCCCGACAGCGACCTGCTCGTCACCCATTTCGTCCTCGACTGCCTGCCCCAAACTGCCGTCGATCGTTTTGCAGAGCAATGCTTCGCCCGCACCGCACCCGGCACCCTCTGGCTGGTGTCAGACTTCGCGCCCATGCGCTCCCGCTGGCTGCGCCCGGCCTCGCGACTCTACATTCGCTTGCTCTATCTCTCGTTCCGCATGTTGACCGGGCTACGAGTCACGCAACTGCCCGACTCGTATCAGGCACTTTCGCAGGCAGGCTTCCAGCGCATCGCCCACACCGAACGAGTCAACGGCCTGCTCTTCACCGAACTCTGGCGTCGCCCATAA
- a CDS encoding histidine phosphatase family protein, translating to MNLFVLRHASAGTRRPNPLLDVKRPLDKDGKKHALYLAYVLNTMNVTFDLVVSSPLKRSLQTAQLVATETGYEQNVLISNALSPAATYTQFQHMLRECDGHENVLVVGHNPNLTEFLGSLISPTAALNENPENARVRLRKGSLARLNYQRGPATLQWLLDPRVVRGLYTTSTKSSLRKISRK from the coding sequence ATGAATCTATTCGTACTTCGCCACGCCTCTGCAGGAACCCGCCGCCCGAACCCGCTGCTCGACGTCAAGCGTCCACTCGACAAAGACGGCAAGAAACACGCGCTCTACCTAGCCTACGTGCTGAACACGATGAACGTGACCTTTGATCTCGTCGTCTCCAGCCCGCTCAAGCGTTCCCTGCAGACGGCACAGCTTGTCGCCACCGAAACCGGCTACGAGCAGAACGTGCTCATCTCCAACGCGCTCTCTCCCGCCGCGACCTACACACAGTTTCAGCACATGCTGCGCGAGTGCGATGGCCACGAGAACGTCCTCGTTGTCGGCCATAACCCCAACCTGACCGAGTTCCTTGGATCGCTGATCTCACCCACCGCAGCCCTCAACGAGAACCCGGAGAACGCCCGCGTACGCCTCCGCAAGGGCTCGCTCGCGCGCCTCAACTACCAGCGCGGCCCAGCTACCCTGCAGTGGCTCCTCGACCCTCGCGTCGTGCGCGGCCTTTACACCACTTCGACGAAGAGCTCTCTACGGAAGATCTCGCGGAAGTAA